ATCTCGACATCGACCTTGAGGCGGCGGCCGGTATATTGCACCGGGCTGTCGAAACGCAACAATTCCTTCAACGCGGATGGCAGCAAGGATGGCTCGGCTTGCAGCGCCTGCCATTGCTGCGGATGCTGTAACAGCGCCAGCATGCCGTTGCCCAGCAGGTTGCGTGTTGTTTCATGACCGGCGAACAGCAGCGTGCAGCATTGCGCCAGCAATTCCTTGGTAGTGATGATGCCGCCGCCGGCTTCGGCGCGAATCAGCTGGCTCATCAAGTCGTCGCCAAGCGCGGCACGGCGCAGTGGCAACAATTGGCGGAAATATTCGTTCATCGCGATCAGGCTGACCTGGGCGCGCCGGGCAATCTCCAGCGTCGGCGTCGGGCTGCCAATGAAAGCGGCGATATCGTCGGACCAGGCGACAAATTCGCTGCGGTCTTCGGCGGCGATGCCGAGCATGCCGGCAATCACCAGCGCCGGCAGCGGGCGGGCGAAGTCGCGCATGAAGTCAAACTGAGCAAATTCAGCAAACTGTCCTGTGCCGACAGCGGCCTTCGCCAACACGTCGTCCAGCAGACGAGTTACGATCGTCTGGATCTGCGGCGCCAATTCCTGCAACGCTGCCGGTTTGAAGCCGGCGTTCATCACCTGGCGCAGGCGCGTGTGCTGTGGTGCATCGACGAACAGCAGCGAGCGCGAAAAAATGCGTTTGAATTCACGCAGCTCGGTCAATGCCCCGGCCCGCTGCTATTCGCCCAGCCGCCAGCGCGCCGTACCGAAAAACGCGGATCGCGCAGCACGGCGGCGACATCGGCATGTCCGGTCAGCAGCCAGGCTCCGCCGCAGAACTCCGGGCTCCAATGCAACGGCCCCTCGGCACGCAACGCGTGGTAGGCGGGGTAAGGATCGTTCAAAAATGCTTCGTTAATCATTTAATATCGTTTCCGGCACTTACGTTGGCAAAATCGCCTCTGCAAGGACGAGATTGTATGTGATCGCGACGCAATCACTGCAGCCAAGACGGTTTACGCTTCTCCAGGAAAGCGCGTACCCCCTCCCGCCCTTCGGTGGAAGCCCGGATTTTGGCGATATCTTCCACGGTATCGGCGATCAGCGTCTCCGTCAGCGGCTGGCCGGCAATCGCTCGCACTAGTCGTTTGGCTTCTGTGACAGCGTTGGGACTGGCCGCCAATAACGCCTTGAGCAGCTGATTCACGCATTCATCGAGTTTTTCCGCTGCGGCAACTTCATGCACCAAGCCATGTCGCTGTGCGGTTTCTGCCGAAAAACGCTCGGCGGTGATGAAATAGCGGCGCGCAGCTGATTCTCCGATCGACTTGATGACATAGGGAGAGATGGTGGCCGGGATCAAGCCGATTTTCACTTCCGACAGGCAGAACTGGGCGGTATCCACTGCAGCCACGATATCGCAGGCCGACACCAGTCCTAGGCCGCCTGCATAGCAATCGCCCTGTACTTTGGCGATCACTGGCTTCGGACATTGGTAGATGGTGCGCAGCATGGTCGCCAGCTGGGCGGCATCGGCGCGATTCTGCTCCGGCGTGTAGTCAGCCATCGCTTTCATCCAATTGAGATCGCCACCAGCGCAGAACGCTGCGCCATTCGCCGCCAGCACGATAGCGCGTACTTCGGCGGCGCTGCCCAGTTCAAGGAAAGCATGCGTGATTTCGGCAATCATCGTTTCATTGAAGGCATTGCGCACTTCGGGCCGGTTGAGGACGATGGTGGCGACCTGGGGTGCGCGTTGTATCGTCAAAGTCTGATAAGTCATTTGTTCATCTCCGCTTGCTGCTTTGCCACCGCCCAATAAATAAAGTCCAGTTCCGGACACGCATAGCCCATGGCGGTCAGCGCCGCAGTGATCTGGCCGCGATGGTGGGTGGCGTGGTTGAAAACGTGGCCGAGCACTGCCGTGAGTGGCGCCTCTGCCGGGGCGCCTGTTGCCCGGGTGTAATGTAGATTGCCGGAATAATCCCGTTGTGGATTGCTCGACAGCCATTGGTCCCAGCGCCGCGACGCATCAGTCAAGGCACTCGCCAGGACGTCGCGTCGGCTTTCCAATTCGGTATCCAGCGCCATTTTCAGCGAAATGCCTTCGGCAATGCGGGAATGCCAATGACGCTCACCGACCAACATGTGGTTCAACGTGCCATGTATCGAATGAAAAACAGCCTGCAATCGCGACGATAATCTTCCTCGCTGATGGCAGCGATCTGTTCGAGCAGTTTCGCAGTGGCCCACACATGGTAGCGGGCCAGCGATTCAAAATAAGCTTGCATCATTTCGTCAATGGCTCCGCAGGAAAACCGTTGCGCCCCAGGAAATCGGCGACGACCGGCTCCCAAATACTGAGTCCGGAGGCGAACAGCATATGTCCGTTCTTGGCAAATGGCGGCAGCAATTTGTATTCGGCCTGACCGCCTGCCTTGTTGAAAGCGGCCTGCCAGGCCTGGCTGTACTTCGGTCCAAAAAACAGGTCGTTCTCGGTGTACACCCAGAGCATCGGCACCTTGGTCGTCTTGCCGAATTGCGCGTACATGCTTTCCAGTTTGTCGCCCTGGCAAGGCACGCCAGGATGGGCGACCGGATCACCGCCGGCGCCGCCGGCAAAATTGATCGCCGCCACCAGCCCCGCCGGATTCCTGGCCGCAGTCGCGGTGGTCGTATAGCCGCCGACCGATTGGCCGACCAGCAA
This DNA window, taken from Collimonas arenae, encodes the following:
- a CDS encoding cytochrome P450; this translates as MTELREFKRIFSRSLLFVDAPQHTRLRQVMNAGFKPAALQELAPQIQTIVTRLLDDVLAKAAVGTGQFAEFAQFDFMRDFARPLPALVIAGMLGIAAEDRSEFVAWSDDIAAFIGSPTPTLEIARRAQVSLIAMNEYFRQLLPLRRAALGDDLMSQLIRAEAGGGIITTKELLAQCCTLLFAGHETTRNLLGNGMLALLQHPQQWQALQAEPSLLPSALKELLRFDSPVQYTGRRLKVDVEMHGQIMKKGDLVIPLIGAANRDPAKFSDPDRLDIRRNEGAHLSFGYGPHVCIGATLTYLEAEIAMRSVMQRLPQLGLVGDTQSWGENAVYRSLNRLPLQFARPSPAAHVQTAEVHYA
- a CDS encoding cytochrome P450, yielding MINEAFLNDPYPAYHALRAEGPLHWSPEFCGGAWLLTGHADVAAVLRDPRFSVRRAGGWANSSGPGH
- a CDS encoding enoyl-CoA hydratase/isomerase family protein, giving the protein MTYQTLTIQRAPQVATIVLNRPEVRNAFNETMIAEITHAFLELGSAAEVRAIVLAANGAAFCAGGDLNWMKAMADYTPEQNRADAAQLATMLRTIYQCPKPVIAKVQGDCYAGGLGLVSACDIVAAVDTAQFCLSEVKIGLIPATISPYVIKSIGESAARRYFITAERFSAETAQRHGLVHEVAAAEKLDECVNQLLKALLAASPNAVTEAKRLVRAIAGQPLTETLIADTVEDIAKIRASTEGREGVRAFLEKRKPSWLQ
- a CDS encoding DinB family protein, whose product is MLVGERHWHSRIAEGISLKMALDTELESRRDVLASALTDASRRWDQWLSSNPQRDYSGNLHYTRATGAPAEAPLTAVLGHVFNHATHHRGQITAALTAMGYACPELDFIYWAVAKQQAEMNK
- a CDS encoding dienelactone hydrolase family protein, which produces MVVISHGRSGDNRATPLRFRYTQQARFFIDRGFAVFVPTRLGYGEAGVDPDPEDSGSCNQKEYGPMAEAAATEVLAVLDYAKQQSYVNPQRVLLVGQSVGGYTTTATAARNPAGLVAAINFAGGAGGDPVAHPGVPCQGDKLESMYAQFGKTTKVPMLWVYTENDLFFGPKYSQAWQAAFNKAGGQAEYKLLPPFAKNGHMLFASGLSIWEPVVADFLGRNGFPAEPLTK